One window of the Brevundimonas goettingensis genome contains the following:
- a CDS encoding ribose-phosphate pyrophosphokinase has protein sequence MKLLAGNSNRQLAQAIADHLDMPLTKSQVKRFADNEVFVVIEENVRGEDVFVIQSTSYPANDNLMELLICIDALVRASAKRITAVMPYFGYARQDRKTGGRTPISAKLVANMITRAGADRVLTMDLHAGQIQGFFDIPTDNLVATPVLAQDIKENYPRGNLMIVSPDVGGVVRARSLAERLNVDLAIVDKRRPKAGESEVMNIIGDVSGRQCILFDDIVDSGGTLVNAAKALIEAGATEVSAYISHGVLSGPAVKRVTDGPLKELVITDSIEQPHEVLTCAKIRTVPVAPLIGEAIRRIANEESVSKLFD, from the coding sequence ATGAAGCTGCTCGCAGGCAACTCTAACCGGCAACTCGCCCAGGCCATCGCCGACCACCTCGACATGCCCTTGACCAAGTCCCAGGTGAAGCGATTCGCCGACAACGAGGTCTTCGTGGTCATCGAGGAAAACGTGCGCGGCGAGGACGTCTTCGTCATCCAATCGACCTCCTATCCGGCCAACGACAACCTGATGGAGCTGCTGATCTGCATCGACGCCCTTGTGCGGGCCTCGGCGAAGCGGATCACGGCCGTCATGCCCTATTTCGGCTATGCCCGGCAGGATCGGAAGACCGGCGGCCGCACGCCCATCTCGGCCAAGCTGGTCGCCAATATGATCACGCGCGCGGGCGCCGACCGGGTTCTGACGATGGATCTGCACGCCGGCCAGATCCAGGGCTTCTTCGATATCCCGACGGACAACCTGGTCGCCACCCCGGTCCTGGCCCAGGACATCAAGGAAAACTATCCGCGCGGAAACCTGATGATCGTTTCGCCCGACGTCGGCGGCGTGGTCCGGGCACGCAGCCTGGCCGAGCGACTGAACGTCGACCTGGCCATCGTCGACAAGCGCCGCCCCAAGGCGGGCGAGAGCGAAGTGATGAACATCATCGGCGACGTCTCGGGCCGCCAGTGCATCCTGTTCGACGACATCGTCGATTCGGGCGGCACCCTGGTGAACGCGGCCAAGGCCCTGATAGAGGCCGGCGCGACCGAGGTCTCGGCTTATATCAGCCACGGCGTCCTGTCGGGCCCGGCGGTCAAGCGCGTCACCGACGGCCCGCTGAAGGAGCTGGTGATCACGGACTCGATCGAACAGCCGCACGAGGTCCTGACCTGCGCCAAGATCCGTACGGTTCCGGTCGCTCCTCTCATCGGTGAAGCTATCCGCCGGATCGCGAACGAGGAATCGGTTTCCAAGCTGTTCGATTAA
- a CDS encoding 50S ribosomal protein L25/general stress protein Ctc has product MAEIILNVDVRENTGTGGARAVRRSGAVPGTLYGGGKAPVAISVNEKDFRKNLYTGKLLGHLVTLKYGNETQPVIAKDVQFDPVSDRPLHFDLMRVDEKQVIKIEVPVHFINEDKCIAFRQGGSLEIVRHSVEIMVQANHIPEDLIVDLAGHKLGDSIRISDIKLPKGVVPAISDRDFMIASIKTSSAAISAAHDEEEDAAAAAAAAADEVPASEQADDAEGETSEG; this is encoded by the coding sequence ATGGCCGAGATCATTCTGAACGTGGACGTCCGCGAAAACACCGGCACCGGCGGCGCGCGCGCTGTTCGTCGTTCGGGCGCCGTTCCCGGCACCCTGTACGGCGGCGGCAAGGCCCCCGTCGCCATCTCGGTGAACGAGAAGGACTTCCGCAAGAACCTGTACACCGGCAAGCTGCTGGGCCACCTGGTCACGCTGAAGTACGGCAACGAGACCCAGCCGGTCATCGCCAAGGACGTCCAGTTCGACCCGGTGTCGGACCGTCCGCTGCACTTCGACCTGATGCGCGTCGACGAAAAGCAAGTCATCAAGATCGAAGTGCCGGTGCACTTCATCAACGAAGACAAGTGCATCGCCTTCCGTCAGGGCGGCTCGCTGGAAATCGTGCGTCACTCGGTCGAGATCATGGTGCAGGCCAACCACATCCCGGAAGACCTGATCGTCGATCTGGCCGGCCACAAGCTGGGCGACAGCATCCGCATCTCGGACATCAAACTGCCCAAGGGCGTCGTTCCGGCCATCTCGGACCGCGACTTCATGATCGCCTCGATCAAGACCTCGTCGGCCGCCATCTCGGCCGCCCATGACGAGGAAGAAGACGCCGCTGCGGCCGCTGCCGCCGCCGCCGACGAAGTCCCCGCCTCGGAACAGGCTGACGACGCCGAAGGCGAAACCTCGGAAGGCTAA
- the pth gene encoding aminoacyl-tRNA hydrolase translates to MLIIAGLGNPGPKYQNNRHNIGFMAADEIARRWRFGPERAKFQSVVSEGEVDGTKILLMKPQTYMNESGRAVGEAARFYKVPPADIIVFHDEIDMAPGRFRMKKGGGAAGQNGIRSLISHLGADFRRARMGIGHPGEAHLVMPHVLGDFHKAEQPWLDAMLQACADALPFAVAGEDDRYQGEVMRLAPAPKFSPRQQARGDQG, encoded by the coding sequence ATGCTGATCATCGCCGGCCTCGGCAATCCGGGCCCCAAATACCAGAACAACCGCCACAACATCGGCTTCATGGCCGCCGACGAGATCGCGCGCCGCTGGCGCTTCGGTCCCGAGCGGGCGAAGTTCCAGTCGGTGGTGTCCGAGGGCGAGGTCGACGGGACCAAAATCCTGCTGATGAAGCCCCAGACCTATATGAACGAGAGCGGCCGGGCCGTCGGCGAAGCCGCGCGCTTCTACAAGGTCCCGCCCGCCGACATCATCGTCTTCCACGACGAGATCGACATGGCCCCGGGCCGGTTCCGGATGAAGAAGGGCGGCGGGGCGGCCGGCCAGAACGGAATCCGATCCCTGATCAGCCATCTGGGCGCCGACTTCCGCCGAGCCCGGATGGGCATCGGCCATCCCGGCGAGGCGCATCTGGTCATGCCCCACGTCCTGGGCGACTTCCACAAGGCCGAACAGCCCTGGCTGGACGCCATGCTCCAGGCCTGCGCCGACGCCCTGCCCTTCGCGGTCGCCGGCGAAGACGACCGCTACCAGGGCGAGGTCATGCGCTTGGCCCCCGCGCCCAAATTCAGCCCCCGCCAGCAGGCGCGAGGCGACCAGGGCTAG
- a CDS encoding DUF4139 domain-containing protein, with amino-acid sequence MRRSVLFALLGLAVANPALAQVETVSAGAEKTAVVIYRDRVVNTSRLLEESQQSWNELDRQGLALIVETRTIDLPAGETVIRLKGVATGIIPQTATLDGLPATVLERNTDFDLLSPGALLQKSVGETVRLVRTNPETGAEVQKTAIVRSGPNGAVLEIDGRLEALQCSGGPERIVFDRVPEGLSDQPILSVRTRAPTAGRYTVTLAYLATGLQWSADYVARINPDGRTLNLDGWITLANFGGTSFANAPVQVVAGNLNRDDDSVPVEPEVIRKTPGCWPMDTTTGGADVDEVIVTGSRLRGGFAMAAPMAVDNLADTSVDEVVVTGSRIVRMDTLGDYKIYTLPEPTDVRARQTKQLRLIQREGVAFERIYQGRLSAWDDEEEQVQPLTLLVRMRNQTDRGLGLPLPGGGVSLIQTQAGQSLFTGQARFEDRAVGLPVELGFGEAMDLTLANSMDRRDYSARDGHTRYVIRGVSILTNDKPEPVEVEIVPQQYSYDSFRILSSNVRSVIGDGGYPVWRVRVPARGEARLTYAYEFVD; translated from the coding sequence GTGCGTCGATCCGTTCTTTTCGCGCTGCTGGGTCTGGCCGTGGCCAATCCTGCCTTGGCCCAGGTCGAGACCGTCTCGGCCGGGGCGGAGAAGACGGCCGTGGTCATCTATCGCGACCGGGTCGTGAACACGAGCCGACTGCTGGAGGAGTCGCAACAGTCGTGGAACGAGCTTGATCGGCAGGGTCTGGCCCTGATCGTCGAGACCCGGACCATCGACCTCCCCGCCGGCGAGACGGTGATCCGGCTGAAGGGCGTCGCCACGGGCATCATCCCCCAGACCGCGACCCTCGACGGGCTCCCTGCCACGGTGTTGGAGCGCAACACCGACTTCGATCTGCTGAGCCCCGGCGCTCTCCTGCAGAAGTCCGTGGGGGAAACGGTCAGGCTGGTGCGGACCAATCCCGAGACCGGGGCGGAGGTTCAGAAGACGGCCATCGTCCGCTCGGGCCCGAACGGCGCGGTGCTGGAGATCGACGGCCGGCTGGAGGCCCTGCAATGTTCGGGCGGCCCAGAGCGCATCGTCTTCGACCGTGTGCCCGAGGGGCTCAGCGACCAGCCCATTCTGTCGGTGCGGACGCGGGCGCCGACGGCGGGCCGCTATACTGTCACCCTGGCCTATCTGGCGACCGGGCTTCAGTGGTCGGCGGACTATGTGGCGCGGATCAATCCGGACGGCCGGACCCTGAACCTCGACGGCTGGATCACCCTAGCCAATTTCGGCGGCACCAGTTTCGCCAACGCTCCGGTCCAGGTGGTGGCGGGCAACCTCAACCGCGACGACGACTCGGTTCCGGTGGAGCCGGAGGTCATACGGAAGACGCCCGGCTGCTGGCCTATGGATACGACGACAGGCGGGGCGGACGTCGATGAGGTCATCGTCACTGGATCGCGGCTCAGGGGCGGCTTTGCCATGGCGGCCCCGATGGCTGTCGACAATCTCGCGGACACCTCGGTCGATGAGGTCGTCGTCACAGGCTCGCGCATCGTGCGGATGGACACGTTGGGCGACTACAAGATCTACACCCTGCCGGAGCCCACCGACGTCCGGGCGCGCCAGACCAAACAGCTTCGCTTAATCCAGCGCGAAGGTGTGGCGTTCGAACGGATTTATCAGGGCCGGCTCAGCGCCTGGGACGACGAGGAGGAACAGGTGCAGCCGCTTACGCTCCTGGTCCGGATGCGCAACCAGACAGACCGGGGGCTAGGCCTGCCCCTGCCGGGCGGCGGCGTCAGCCTGATCCAGACCCAGGCCGGGCAATCCCTGTTCACGGGGCAGGCCCGATTCGAGGACCGCGCCGTGGGCCTGCCGGTCGAGCTGGGCTTTGGCGAGGCCATGGATCTGACTCTCGCCAACAGTATGGACAGGCGGGACTACTCCGCGAGGGACGGTCATACCCGCTATGTCATCCGGGGCGTCTCGATCCTGACCAACGACAAGCCTGAACCCGTCGAGGTCGAGATCGTGCCCCAACAGTACAGCTACGACAGCTTCCGTATCCTGTCGTCGAACGTCCGCAGCGTGATTGGCGACGGCGGCTATCCGGTCTGGCGCGTGCGGGTTCCGGCCCGAGGCGAGGCGCGGCTGACCTACGCCTATGAGTTTGTCGACTAG
- a CDS encoding DUF4139 domain-containing protein produces MPDRRNLCLSAAGLGALIATLGGPVLAQTAAVQDGSGGPDHVSLTIYNQDIALVEDTRSLTLPAGRSRREFPGVSASIKPETVGLTGQGLSVVEQNFDYDLLTPDKLMQSAVGQEIGIVRTNPGSGAEQTQRARVLAANQGVVLAVDGHVVVLRDDGVPTRVVFDRVPENLRPRPTLSVTLEADRAGRRDVGLTYLTTGLQWKADYVARFDEAAGKLDLTGWITLTNRSGVTFSNADTRVVAGDVALINDTGNGRSYRPPQQRTTTVRGNGTEQGQAQGLADVYIYPLPEPVTVANNQTKQVGLIDVSGVPAAKRYLYEADSFTTETEPQAADVAVIFSNSRASGVGTQLPAGVARVYVNDASGEPRFIGEDQVAHTPAGSDIVITTGQAFDVTVQPRVVSSISAPKPAYYRWRTRFEMEYMVRNARPEATTVEVRQHGLGRNTELDDQSIPGELQDSNTIVWRVPVPANGETVLKAVVTTGG; encoded by the coding sequence ATGCCCGACCGCCGCAACCTGTGCCTGTCCGCCGCCGGCCTCGGCGCCCTGATCGCGACGCTGGGCGGTCCGGTCCTTGCCCAGACCGCCGCGGTCCAGGACGGCTCCGGCGGGCCGGATCACGTCTCCCTGACCATCTATAATCAGGACATCGCCCTAGTGGAGGACACCCGCTCGCTGACCCTGCCCGCCGGCCGGTCGCGGCGCGAGTTTCCGGGCGTCTCCGCCAGTATCAAGCCCGAGACCGTGGGCCTGACCGGCCAGGGCCTGTCGGTGGTGGAGCAGAATTTCGATTATGACCTTCTGACCCCGGACAAGCTGATGCAGTCGGCGGTGGGGCAGGAGATCGGCATCGTCCGCACCAACCCCGGCTCGGGCGCCGAACAGACCCAGCGCGCCCGCGTCCTGGCCGCCAACCAGGGCGTGGTCCTGGCTGTCGACGGCCATGTCGTGGTCCTGCGCGACGACGGCGTGCCCACCCGGGTGGTGTTCGACCGTGTGCCCGAGAACCTGCGTCCCCGCCCGACGTTGAGCGTGACGCTGGAGGCCGACCGGGCCGGACGCCGCGACGTCGGCCTGACCTATCTGACCACCGGCCTGCAATGGAAGGCCGACTATGTCGCCCGCTTCGACGAGGCCGCCGGCAAGCTGGATCTGACCGGCTGGATCACCCTGACCAATCGCTCGGGCGTGACCTTCTCCAACGCCGACACCCGGGTGGTGGCGGGCGACGTCGCCCTGATCAACGACACGGGCAATGGTCGCAGCTACCGCCCGCCCCAGCAGCGCACGACCACCGTGCGCGGCAACGGGACCGAGCAGGGCCAGGCGCAGGGTCTGGCCGACGTCTATATCTATCCGCTGCCCGAGCCGGTGACCGTGGCCAACAACCAGACGAAGCAGGTCGGGCTGATCGACGTCTCGGGCGTGCCGGCCGCCAAACGCTATCTCTATGAGGCGGACAGCTTCACCACTGAGACCGAGCCGCAGGCGGCCGATGTCGCGGTGATCTTCTCCAACAGCCGGGCCTCGGGCGTTGGGACACAGCTGCCGGCGGGGGTGGCCCGGGTCTATGTCAACGACGCCTCGGGCGAGCCGCGCTTTATCGGCGAGGATCAGGTGGCCCACACCCCCGCCGGATCGGACATCGTGATCACCACGGGTCAGGCCTTCGACGTCACGGTCCAGCCGCGCGTCGTCTCCTCCATCAGCGCACCCAAGCCAGCCTACTACCGCTGGCGGACGCGGTTCGAGATGGAATACATGGTCCGCAACGCCCGGCCCGAGGCGACGACGGTCGAGGTCCGCCAGCATGGTCTGGGCCGCAACACTGAACTGGACGACCAGTCGATCCCGGGCGAGCTTCAGGACTCCAATACCATCGTCTGGCGTGTGCCGGTCCCGGCCAATGGCGAGACGGTCCTCAAGGCCGTCGTGACCACCGGCGGCTGA
- a CDS encoding DUF2946 family protein has protein sequence MNRSQADNWSIRRSLAFLAATFAITFGSLMPFAALAASTPGHPVYCSADGLQTVAVDETGHPLPGKGMMGVKCAACLLALSIALPEPPLVTVAAAPTTRPASVFIAEAPRLTPPARGPPRPPSTAPPLA, from the coding sequence GTGAACCGCTCCCAGGCCGACAACTGGTCCATCCGGCGCTCGCTGGCCTTCTTGGCCGCGACGTTCGCGATCACGTTCGGCAGCCTGATGCCGTTCGCGGCCCTTGCGGCCTCGACGCCCGGCCATCCGGTTTACTGTTCGGCCGACGGCCTCCAGACGGTCGCGGTCGATGAAACCGGACATCCTCTGCCCGGCAAGGGGATGATGGGGGTCAAGTGCGCCGCCTGTCTTCTCGCCCTGTCGATCGCCTTGCCCGAGCCGCCGCTGGTCACGGTCGCCGCCGCGCCCACGACCCGGCCGGCCTCGGTCTTCATCGCCGAGGCGCCGCGCTTGACGCCCCCGGCCCGCGGCCCGCCTCGCCCGCCGTCCACCGCACCGCCCCTCGCCTGA
- a CDS encoding TonB-dependent receptor family protein, whose amino-acid sequence MLLKTSAAPCALLLAALIPPPAHAQSADQATRLDEIIVTAARNPEDPPVVAETRARLSRTPGAVAVVSAESYRDRYAPNLADVLRDVPGVYAEKKWGGDIRLSIRGSGIGNSSHNRGTLLAQDGIPFNEADGFGDFQLIDPSIARYTEVYKGGNALRFGGALLGGAINLVTPTGRTAGAEDAFRIDGGSFGTLRAHAEVARTYGDWDVFVAATGQKADGWRDQSNGQQQYGSLNIGRRFGEDREVRLYVSGGYVHQEIPGSVSLSDALTRPPAANATNKAMAYQRDMASMRSTLQTRWRLNEETVFEGGIYGTWKDLDHPIFQVVDQQSRNYGVFGRLDWTGQAFGKTADAFYGVSYRSGDLDANQWINLAGSHGAHTAQSRQNATGLDVFAEGRLFVTDRLALVAGGSYGRAERDYQSFVIPGVSTTFNLTTGKTYDWFAPRLGLLWQSESGAQAYANVTRSVEPPNFSALSPDAAGFKPLVPQEAVTYEAGVRGKHGAFTWDVSVYRARLEHELLNFVADPARGLPATFNAGPTTHQGIEAGLDWRFAPRWRLRQTYAFSDFHFDGDADYGDRDLPVVPPHLYRAELRYDAPQGWFVAPSLEWSMADSWVDYQNTLKAPSYAVASLNAGWTSTTGVRLFLDVRNLTDERYISNFSAVTNARLPTVSTAVFFPGEGRSVFVGVSRSF is encoded by the coding sequence ATGCTTCTCAAGACCTCCGCGGCGCCCTGCGCGCTGCTGCTTGCCGCGCTCATCCCCCCCCCGGCCCACGCCCAAAGCGCCGATCAGGCCACTCGCCTCGACGAGATCATCGTCACCGCCGCCCGCAATCCCGAAGACCCGCCCGTGGTCGCCGAGACCCGCGCGCGGCTGTCGCGGACACCCGGCGCGGTCGCCGTGGTCTCGGCCGAATCCTATCGCGACCGCTATGCGCCCAACCTGGCCGACGTCCTGCGCGACGTGCCGGGCGTCTATGCGGAGAAGAAGTGGGGCGGCGACATTCGCTTGTCGATCCGCGGCTCGGGCATCGGCAACTCCAGCCATAACCGCGGGACCCTGCTGGCCCAGGACGGGATTCCGTTCAACGAGGCCGACGGCTTCGGCGACTTCCAGCTGATCGACCCGTCGATCGCCCGCTACACCGAGGTCTACAAGGGCGGAAACGCCCTGCGCTTCGGCGGCGCCCTGCTGGGCGGAGCGATCAATCTGGTGACGCCAACCGGCCGGACGGCAGGGGCGGAAGACGCCTTCCGCATCGATGGCGGCTCATTCGGCACGCTGCGCGCCCATGCCGAGGTCGCGCGAACCTATGGCGACTGGGACGTCTTCGTCGCCGCGACCGGTCAGAAAGCCGACGGCTGGCGTGACCAGTCGAACGGCCAGCAGCAGTACGGCTCCCTCAACATCGGCCGCCGCTTCGGCGAGGACCGCGAAGTCCGGCTCTATGTCTCCGGCGGCTATGTCCATCAGGAGATCCCGGGCTCGGTCAGCCTGTCCGACGCCCTGACCAGGCCGCCCGCCGCCAACGCCACGAACAAGGCCATGGCCTATCAGCGCGACATGGCCTCGATGCGCTCGACCCTGCAGACCCGCTGGCGGCTGAATGAGGAGACGGTCTTCGAAGGCGGGATCTACGGGACCTGGAAGGACCTCGACCACCCCATCTTCCAGGTCGTCGACCAACAGAGCCGCAACTACGGCGTCTTCGGCCGTCTGGACTGGACCGGACAGGCGTTCGGTAAAACGGCGGACGCCTTCTACGGCGTCTCGTACCGTTCGGGCGATCTGGACGCCAATCAGTGGATCAACCTCGCTGGATCGCACGGCGCCCATACGGCGCAAAGCCGTCAGAACGCCACGGGCCTCGATGTCTTCGCCGAGGGGCGGCTGTTCGTCACCGACCGGCTGGCCCTGGTCGCCGGCGGCTCATACGGCCGGGCCGAACGCGACTATCAGAGCTTTGTCATCCCCGGCGTCTCGACGACCTTCAACCTGACCACGGGCAAGACGTACGACTGGTTCGCCCCGCGTCTCGGTCTGCTGTGGCAATCCGAAAGCGGCGCCCAGGCCTATGCCAACGTCACCCGATCGGTGGAGCCGCCGAACTTCTCGGCCCTGTCGCCCGACGCGGCGGGTTTCAAACCGCTGGTTCCGCAGGAAGCCGTGACATACGAGGCCGGGGTTCGGGGCAAGCACGGCGCCTTCACCTGGGACGTCTCGGTCTACCGGGCCAGGCTGGAGCACGAACTGCTGAACTTCGTCGCCGATCCGGCCCGGGGCCTGCCGGCGACCTTCAACGCCGGTCCGACCACGCATCAGGGTATCGAGGCCGGGCTCGACTGGCGGTTCGCGCCCCGTTGGAGGCTGCGCCAAACCTATGCCTTTTCCGACTTCCATTTCGACGGCGACGCGGACTATGGCGACCGGGACCTGCCGGTCGTGCCGCCGCATCTTTACCGGGCCGAACTGCGCTATGACGCCCCACAGGGCTGGTTCGTCGCCCCGTCGCTCGAGTGGTCGATGGCCGACAGCTGGGTCGACTATCAGAACACGCTGAAGGCGCCGTCCTACGCCGTGGCGTCGCTGAATGCCGGGTGGACGTCCACAACAGGCGTCCGACTGTTCCTCGACGTCCGCAACCTGACCGACGAGCGCTATATCTCGAACTTCAGCGCGGTCACCAACGCCCGGTTGCCGACGGTTTCGACCGCCGTTTTCTTCCCCGGCGAGGGCCGTTCGGTCTTCGTCGGCGTCAGTCGCTCGTTCTGA
- a CDS encoding PepSY-associated TM helix domain-containing protein translates to MTIPETSPGLSGPYRAVWRWHFYAGILVLPVLMLMALTGGLYLFKTEIDGLVYGRMAHVEASPSTTAPDRWVVSAETGTGGKVANLVVPAPSDEAVRLTVNLPDGGKRTAFVDPHDARLIGVTPFGGVMETVKQLHSLTLIGPWANYLVEIVAGWALILVCTGVFLWWPRGRDVGVVAVRASSPGRRPFWRDLHAVTGLYAGAVIAFLVVTGMPWSAFWGDQYMAFVKDNGLGRPKPPAGAFAHADHQNAPVGVGWTMEGMVMPGDHATARPAPRLSTVVTAADGRGLPRPYTVSIPADPSLSWTASRVIQHVEDTRIVYIDGATGAVGADLRWGQFGVGAKAFEWGIAVHQGTQYGWMNRYLMLGGCIAIWVLSISGIVMWWKRRPPKLSKGRIGTPEVPPNPRVRAAVLGIVLPLAILYPLTGLSLIVALLVDRAVCAARRLAY, encoded by the coding sequence ATGACGATTCCCGAAACATCCCCCGGCCTGTCTGGTCCGTATCGCGCGGTCTGGCGCTGGCATTTCTACGCCGGAATTCTGGTGCTGCCGGTCCTGATGCTTATGGCCCTCACCGGCGGGCTTTATCTGTTCAAGACCGAGATCGACGGCCTGGTCTATGGCCGCATGGCTCATGTCGAGGCCAGTCCGTCTACGACAGCGCCCGATCGCTGGGTGGTTTCTGCTGAGACGGGGACAGGCGGGAAGGTCGCCAACCTCGTCGTCCCGGCCCCATCCGATGAAGCGGTGCGCCTGACCGTCAATCTGCCCGACGGCGGCAAGCGTACGGCCTTTGTCGATCCTCATGACGCCCGGCTCATCGGCGTCACCCCGTTCGGCGGGGTGATGGAGACGGTCAAGCAACTGCACAGCCTGACCCTCATCGGTCCATGGGCCAACTATCTGGTCGAGATCGTCGCGGGCTGGGCGCTCATTCTGGTCTGCACCGGCGTCTTCCTCTGGTGGCCTCGCGGACGGGACGTGGGTGTTGTGGCGGTCAGAGCAAGCAGCCCCGGACGCCGTCCGTTCTGGCGGGACCTGCACGCCGTCACCGGCCTGTATGCAGGGGCGGTGATCGCTTTTCTCGTGGTAACCGGCATGCCGTGGTCGGCCTTCTGGGGTGACCAGTACATGGCCTTCGTCAAGGACAACGGCCTAGGCCGGCCCAAACCGCCCGCGGGCGCCTTCGCCCACGCCGACCACCAGAACGCGCCTGTCGGTGTCGGATGGACAATGGAGGGGATGGTCATGCCGGGCGATCACGCCACGGCGCGTCCCGCCCCCCGTCTTTCGACCGTCGTCACAGCGGCCGATGGTCGCGGACTGCCCCGCCCCTACACCGTCTCCATCCCGGCGGACCCGTCGCTCAGCTGGACCGCGTCACGCGTGATCCAGCACGTCGAGGACACCCGTATTGTCTATATTGACGGCGCCACCGGCGCCGTTGGGGCCGACCTGCGCTGGGGTCAGTTCGGCGTGGGCGCAAAGGCCTTCGAATGGGGCATCGCCGTCCATCAGGGTACGCAATACGGCTGGATGAACCGCTATCTGATGCTGGGCGGCTGCATCGCCATCTGGGTTCTGTCGATCAGCGGGATCGTCATGTGGTGGAAGCGCCGCCCGCCGAAACTGTCAAAAGGCCGGATCGGCACACCGGAAGTTCCACCCAACCCTCGCGTCCGCGCCGCTGTCCTCGGCATCGTCCTGCCGTTGGCTATTCTCTACCCGCTCACGGGTCTCAGCCTTATAGTGGCGCTTCTTGTGGATCGGGCGGTTTGCGCGGCGCGCCGACTGGCCTATTGA
- a CDS encoding copper chaperone PCu(A)C: protein MTMKPTVIALALLAPMLALGACHPGKKNSTTASIETDGVKATVEITDPWCRPTPNGAQAGACYLTIKSSHENTMTGVATPLAANAMVHDMSMANGMMNMSEMAGGLPLKGGEKVELKPGGKHLMLMGLTGPLVEGSAVPLTLTFSDTPAMTVQAPVRLPK, encoded by the coding sequence ATGACGATGAAACCGACCGTGATCGCCCTTGCTCTTCTGGCGCCGATGCTCGCCTTGGGCGCCTGCCATCCGGGCAAGAAGAACTCGACCACCGCCTCGATCGAGACGGACGGCGTCAAGGCCACGGTCGAGATCACCGATCCCTGGTGCCGGCCCACGCCCAACGGCGCCCAGGCCGGCGCCTGCTATCTGACGATCAAATCGTCGCACGAGAACACCATGACGGGGGTCGCCACGCCGCTGGCGGCCAACGCCATGGTCCACGACATGAGCATGGCCAACGGCATGATGAACATGTCGGAGATGGCCGGCGGCCTGCCGCTCAAGGGCGGCGAGAAGGTCGAGCTGAAGCCCGGCGGCAAGCATCTGATGCTGATGGGACTGACCGGCCCCCTGGTCGAGGGCTCGGCCGTGCCCCTGACCCTGACCTTCTCCGACACCCCGGCCATGACGGTCCAGGCCCCGGTGCGTCTGCCTAAATAG
- the ychF gene encoding redox-regulated ATPase YchF yields MALKVAIVGLPNVGKSTLFNALTKTAAAQAANYPFCTIEPNTGDVAVPEPRLDALAEIAGSKEIIPSRITFVDIAGLVRGASKGEGLGNQFLANIRDCDAVAFVARCFVDDDITHVENRIDPISDLEIIETELMLADLESLERRRVQMEKRAKGGDKDSQLSLKLVDLALSKLNAGKPARTALPDVSKEDRKAWDMLQLLTSLPALYVANVDEGSADKGNELSDLVAKRAAEDNAKSVVISARIDAELAVLDAEEQAEFLEGLGLSEPGLNRLIREAYALLGLQSYFTVGPKEARAWTIHIGDTAPQAAGVIHTDFEKGFIRAETIAYEDFVALRGEAKAREAGKLRAEGKSYVVKDGDVMNFLFS; encoded by the coding sequence ATGGCTCTGAAAGTCGCGATCGTCGGCCTGCCCAACGTCGGCAAGTCCACCCTCTTCAACGCCCTGACCAAGACGGCGGCGGCCCAGGCGGCCAACTATCCGTTCTGCACCATCGAGCCGAACACCGGCGACGTCGCCGTGCCGGAACCGCGTCTGGACGCCCTGGCCGAGATCGCGGGCTCGAAAGAGATCATTCCGTCGCGCATCACCTTCGTCGACATCGCCGGCCTGGTGCGCGGCGCGTCCAAGGGCGAAGGTCTGGGCAACCAGTTCCTGGCCAATATCCGCGACTGCGACGCCGTGGCCTTCGTCGCCCGCTGCTTCGTCGATGACGACATCACCCACGTCGAGAACCGCATCGACCCGATCTCGGACCTGGAGATCATCGAAACCGAACTGATGCTGGCGGATCTCGAAAGTCTCGAACGCCGTCGCGTCCAGATGGAGAAGCGCGCCAAGGGCGGCGACAAGGACAGCCAGCTCAGCCTCAAGCTGGTCGATCTGGCCCTGTCGAAGCTGAACGCCGGCAAGCCCGCCCGCACCGCCCTGCCCGACGTGTCCAAGGAGGACCGCAAGGCCTGGGACATGCTGCAGCTGCTGACGTCCCTGCCCGCCCTCTATGTCGCCAATGTCGACGAGGGCTCGGCCGACAAGGGCAATGAACTGTCGGATCTGGTCGCCAAACGCGCCGCCGAGGACAATGCCAAGTCGGTGGTCATCTCGGCCAGGATCGACGCCGAGCTGGCCGTGCTGGATGCCGAGGAACAGGCCGAGTTCCTGGAAGGCCTGGGCCTGTCCGAGCCGGGCCTGAACCGCCTGATCCGCGAGGCCTACGCCCTGCTGGGCCTGCAGTCCTACTTTACCGTGGGCCCCAAGGAGGCGCGCGCCTGGACCATCCATATCGGCGACACCGCGCCCCAGGCCGCCGGCGTCATCCATACGGATTTCGAGAAGGGCTTCATCCGCGCCGAAACCATCGCCTATGAGGATTTCGTCGCCCTGCGCGGCGAGGCCAAGGCGCGCGAGGCCGGCAAGCTGCGCGCCGAAGGCAAGTCCTATGTCGTCAAGGACGGCGACGTGATGAACTTCCTGTTCAGCTGA